The sequence TTTCCGTACAATTTTGGCAAACTGGTTGCCAGTATAGTCAGGTCATAGGAGGATGGTCTGGGTTCCCTCACAACTCCATTATGTGCCATATTTCATTAAAGCCAaatcacgttttttttttttattattattattatttttcagatCTTAGAGCgctcaaaaagttaatttatatCAGAACTGTAAAATCTTGCTGTAATCAGCAATAAAGGCAACAGTCTCCAATCAGTATCAGACCGTATCAGTTGAAACATTGTCACTCTATATTTGAGTGCTCCACTTGTTGATTAATAATTGAGTAATacttacataaaaatgattgGCTACATGACTGACCTTGCATGAAGAATGCACACCAAAGTGGCAAAACAGCGGAGAATGAAGttgacttttaaaatgaatctaCTTCAAAATCTAAAACATCTTTGCAAGACCTTAGCCTGACTGAACAATAGAAACCAAGGCCAAGAGCTTagcaaaatgtgtgtgtttttttttttttttatccatcttTAAAGAATTTCTTTAGTTACAGctacaaaaaccacaaaaacaagcaaaatgtgGTCAAGGCCCTCATGAAGCGGACTGTTATCCTCAGAGGATGAGAAATGTATAGCTGTCAAAGGACTGTGAGGCGTCTTCTTTTCAACTCGTTTTGCCTTGAAGCTGATTGCGATTTAACAATCTTAGCCACTCCGGTGGCTGCCGTCACCAGTGCGTTGTATTCGGGCCACGACCATCTCGTGGGACACTCTCTTGCAGTCCTTGGCCAGGCCCAAGAAGCACATGAAGTCGATGAAACAAGTGGTAAGGTTCAACTTGCAGCCAAACTCACTGGTTGCATAATCATAGGGGAATGTGTGGTGGTAATTGTGAAATCCTTCACCTGTAAGGGACAGGAAACAGTGGTCAGTGATTCATGCTAAAACCGATGTGGCATGGTATGTCAGAAATGTCACATAAGCAAAAGTTGCAAAAGTTTCTCATGCTACTTAAATCTACCAAAGAGGTTGTGTCTTTGCCAGTTTGTCTGTTAGTTAGCAAGATATCTCCCAAACTGTTGCACAGATTTCAGTGAAATTTGACGGAAAGTTGAGCCATGGGCCAAGAAAGACctgattattttttggtttGGATAGGTGgccatttgttttttgttttagccCATAACACCTGAATAATGGCTCATGGTTAGCACAGTACTGAAGTCCCCATCAACCACTGATGAGACCTATTGTAGAGTTTGATTCagacacaataaacacaattggCTGTGTTTGAGGGTGGGACTGGCTGCATTTGGGACTCTAACTGGTTGGTTGGCGCACAACACCTTAAGTATACTGACACCTTaaaagtgcagtgtgtagaatttagtggcatctagaggaACAGActtgcagaaatggaatataatattcataagtatgttttaatgagtgtataatcacctgaaaataagaattgctgtgttttcgttaccttacaatgagccctttatatcaaCATACGGGAGCAGGTCCTCTACCtatggaggccgccatgttgtaCCGCCAGGTTTTTACAGTAGCCCTGAACAGATAAACCAAACAAtggctctagagagagcctttcatgttttttgtgagttttgcggccactgtaggttctcctacacgcttggaaggggagggtgaggggaggggtattcagttagttgcaatctgcaacctcaccactagatgccactaaattctacacaatgGTCCTTTAACGTAACCCTacagtttctgtttctgaaaCCGCCAATCCGACATTCACACCCTCTTCACGCAGCAGTAGGCCAAGTATGTAGAGGTGAGAATGTGGGTTTGAactctcttttttcattatttataacTACTTCTACCACTTTTTGTATGTGCTGTATAAATGAGTGCAACATTATGAAGGCCTTCAAGGAAGGATTGTTCGAAAGTGTGTACGCTGCTTTCCCCATTTGAATATTTATCATATCTTGTCCCTCTCTGTGATGGCAGGCTTTTGATATTCCATACCATTTTCCTACCATTGGTTGCCAAAATTCTTTCATGCTTTGACCAACAACCAAATGCAACCAAATGTAGGCAACATGTGTCCATATCAACTCCAGTCAATCCCACAAAAGTTTAAGGAAATTTTACACAATTCGTCCATGTTCTAATATTCCCGGACAGGATTTAGGTATTCCCCAAAAATCAACATGAACAAGAATCAACACTGTAAAGCATTATCTTTTGAATTACTCCTTTGTCCTTTGTGGCTCTAAGCTACTATTCTAATTCTctctatatattttcttttgtaacaaAGAGAGCACACTTTCACAATTTTTTCGTACCTATGGCGCTGAACGTGACAAACTTGTTCTCCCTGGGGTTGATGTTGTGGTCATAGGGCCTGTTACCCCACATGTGAGCCGCACTGTTGACCAGCCAGGTGGCATTCAGCACCAAAGTGTACCTCAACAGAGCCGGGATGAAGTACGCCACCCACAGAGACTCCCCCCAAAAGTACCAAGGCACGAACATGGGGACGAAGAAACACATGAGCAGCACAGACGGCTTGTAATACCTGTTGAGGAGACAGAGTGGGTGGAGAACAGAAAGAATGAAGGTGTTTACCTAgtacaacattaacattaaatacacacaaatgccCTACTTGTCAGAGCTGAGATTGTTCACTTTCTTATTCTCCTCCAAATGACACAGTTTTCATTCAGGCCAACATCATGTCAATCTGAACATGCATGAATGACATCTTAATAACTGTCACCTTGTTAAACCAGAAGGACTACCTGCACTGCAGACAACTCTGCAGCAGCGGTAGGTAAGACATAGTAGGGAGAGGagtaaatttctttctttctttgctctttatttgtatttgatatATTATcagaaaattagattttgatGCCCAATTCTGCTTGGTTACCATGTACACTTCCTGCCACAAGTACAATgcacttttttaaactttagacTTTATATGAattgtaaaattaattattgattGCAGCTACTTACGTTCTTTGAAACATTACAACTTTGTCAGCCATCAGATCTTTGAGCTCCAGCTTGCGTCCTTTCTCAATGACATCAGGGTGTTTGCGCACCAAGAGCCAGCCAATGTGAGCAAAGAAGAAGCCCCGGACGGCGTTGTGAGGGTCAGCATCTGTCTCTGAGTATTTGTGATGAACCCTGTGGTCTCGAGCCCATTCAAAGATATCATTCTGTGGGTTGAGGTTACGATTGAGGTTACATACACTGTAGACTCAACATGGTACTTACAGATAATGGAAACAGCTATTATCAGGACTTAAGCTTTaggtgtgtgcttgtgtgctgtgtgtataCAAGAGTGACTGCAGATGTGTGTGATCCTTTTTTTGGTACCTGAAATGCCATGGAGTTAGCAACACCAAGAAAGATCCTTAGAGG is a genomic window of Thunnus maccoyii chromosome 20, fThuMac1.1, whole genome shotgun sequence containing:
- the scd gene encoding acyl-CoA desaturase, coding for MTEAEALEKKQHKPSNGNVLPEATREDAFDHTYKEKEGPKPPTIIVWKNVILMTLLHIGALYGVLLIPSAAPLTLLWSVLCFLVSALGVTAGAHRLWSHRSYKATLPLRIFLGVANSMAFQNDIFEWARDHRVHHKYSETDADPHNAVRGFFFAHIGWLLVRKHPDVIEKGRKLELKDLMADKVVMFQRTYYKPSVLLMCFFVPMFVPWYFWGESLWVAYFIPALLRYTLVLNATWLVNSAAHMWGNRPYDHNINPRENKFVTFSAIGEGFHNYHHTFPYDYATSEFGCKLNLTTCFIDFMCFLGLAKDCKRVSHEMVVARIQRTGDGSHRSG